A genomic window from Algoriphagus sp. Y33 includes:
- a CDS encoding GDCCVxC domain-containing (seleno)protein, which produces MEIKLQSTITCPNCGHKKEETMPTDACQYFYECENCKTVLKPQQGDCCVYCSYGSEKCPPIQQDEKCC; this is translated from the coding sequence ATGGAAATAAAATTGCAATCAACAATCACTTGCCCCAACTGCGGACACAAAAAAGAAGAAACAATGCCGACAGATGCTTGCCAATACTTTTACGAGTGCGAAAACTGCAAAACTGTATTGAAACCACAACAAGGAGACTGCTGTGTTTATTGCAGTTATGGGAGCGAGAAATGTCCACCAATTCAACAAGACGAGAAATGTTGCTGA
- a CDS encoding suppressor of fused domain protein, with protein MLKGIFKKKTPVEKYLAHLDRIFQTEPEFFIEKSEKDGIAGVTTMVYKDIPEKGMITGVTYGLSLGNNPDWKFGRPELIITVDSKDISFAQVAGFLANKLRENCPFSYSNTINFRESISDESEMDAFLVFTPSILEKKDFSNIDIGLNYKINIAGLYPIYSSEMEFIEKNGLEAFWKHPNFDLYNVNRKRIAE; from the coding sequence ATGTTGAAAGGAATATTTAAGAAAAAAACACCAGTCGAAAAATATTTAGCTCATTTAGACAGAATTTTTCAAACTGAACCCGAATTTTTTATAGAAAAATCTGAAAAAGATGGAATTGCTGGAGTTACAACAATGGTTTATAAAGATATTCCAGAAAAAGGAATGATAACAGGAGTAACTTACGGACTATCACTCGGAAATAATCCAGATTGGAAATTCGGACGACCTGAACTGATAATTACTGTTGATTCAAAAGATATTTCTTTCGCTCAAGTTGCGGGATTTTTAGCGAATAAATTAAGAGAAAATTGCCCATTTAGTTATAGTAATACAATCAATTTTAGAGAAAGTATATCTGACGAATCTGAAATGGACGCTTTTTTAGTTTTTACACCATCAATTTTGGAAAAAAAAGATTTCTCGAATATTGACATTGGATTAAATTACAAAATTAACATTGCCGGACTTTATCCAATTTACTCATCAGAAATGGAATTTATTGAAAAAAACGGACTTGAAGCATTTTGGAAACATCCGAATTTTGACTTGTATAATGTCAATAGAAAACGAATAGCGGAATAA